One Solanum lycopersicum chromosome 4, SLM_r2.1 DNA window includes the following coding sequences:
- the LOC138348031 gene encoding uncharacterized protein, giving the protein MSNRDIREALIATTRAVTMQANLNMMPRVVERTMKYRLRDFVRMTPHIFLISKVNEDLQEFLDGVYKLLSAMGVTSREKAELASYQLRDVAQIWYTQWKDNRAEGSGPIEWEEFKEVFLGMYFHRERREIRVKEFINLKQGNMSVVEYSLKFSTFSRYSPSLVSNSRDEMSHFVTGGSQLSGGRIPYRYVA; this is encoded by the coding sequence ATGTCTAATAGggatattagagaggctttgaTTGCTACAACCCGAGCCGTGACTATGCAAGCTAATTTGAATATGATGCCTAGGGTTGTGGAGAGAACTATGAAATATaggttgagagattttgtgaggatgacTCCTCATATATTTCTTATCTCTAAGGTAAATGAGGATCTccaagagtttcttgatggaGTGTACAAACTTTTGAGTGCTATgggggttacatctagggagaaggcggagttggcttcgtatcaattgagggatgttGCTCAAatttggtacactcaatggaaggataatagggCAGAAGGATCAGGTCCTATTGaatgggaagaatttaaggaagttTTTCTTGGTATGTACTTTCACCGAGAGAGGAGAGAAATTAGGGTgaaggagtttatcaatctcaagcaaggcaatatgagtgttgtggagtactctttgaaattctcaactttttctAGGTATTCCCCTTCTCTTGTTTCTAATtcaagagatgaaatgagtcattttgtgacgGGGGGTAGCCAACTTAGTGGTGGAAGAATTCCGTACCGCTATGttgcatga